The genomic DNA CTGCCGGTCAATTGGTTCGCTTATTAAATTTGGACAAAGGTTATCTAAGTAGGACAATCCAGCAATTTGAGAAGAAGGGAATTTTAAAAAGAACTCCAAATCGGGACGATTCCCGTATTCTTCATTTGGAACTAACGAAAAAAGGAAGGGAGGTTCTATCTAGATTGATCCTATCTTCTAATTCTCAGATTTCCGGTTTGCTCAAAAACTGTTCTGATCCTGATAAAGATGAATTGGTTTCTTCTATGAATTTTGTGATGAGGGTCCTTTCCAAAGAAGTATCTCCCGTGATCTATAGGGAAGCAAGGATTGGAGATCTAGGTTACATGATCCATAGACAAGCCATACTGTATCAAAACGAATATAAGTTCAGTGATTCATTCGAAGAATATTTGATACTTGGAATGTCTGAATATCTAAAAAATAGAACCGAATTTGATAGGGTCTGGATAGCGGAATCTAACGGAAATATCGCAGGTGCTATCTCGATCATTCATTCCGGAAAAAATCTTTCTCAGATCCGTTGGTTCTATACGGAACCTAAATTTAGGAATTTAGGGATCGGCAAAAATCTGCTGACCCTTGCAGTGGATTATGCCGAATCCAAGAACGTTTCTATTTTTCTTTGGACCCTAAGCAATTTGGATGCTGCTAGAAATTTATACAAACGTTTCGGTTTTATTCGTTCCGAATCTAAGCCGAATCAAATTTGGAAAAAAGGACTAACGGAAGAGAAATGGGAATTGGAAAAGGGTGGGGTGAACGACGGGGCTTGAACCCGCGACAGCCAGAACCACAATCTGGAGCTCTACCAACTGAGCTACGTCCACCATATTTGGTGACCCGAGAGGGATTCGAACCCCCGACCCACTGCTTAGAAGGCAGTTGCTCTATCCAACTGAGCTACCGAGTCTCTTTGAGAAAGAGGAATTCGGGATGACAGGATTTGAACCTGCGACCCTCTGTACCCAAAACAGATGCGCTACCACTGCGCTACATCCCGGATCGAAGTCCATGATTTCGCGGAAAGGCGAGGTGTCAAGTCGCTTGTCTATTTGTTTGTGATAGTTTTTTCAAATGCTCTAAAATGATATCTTCGGTTGGAGCTTTGGTAATCGCCTTTTCGAAGGCTTTTCTGGCTTCTTCGGGTTTTCCTAATTTGGAAAGTAGAACTCCGAAAGAATCCAAATAAGCCGGATTTTCCGGATCCAACTGTAAAGCCCTCTTGATATTTTCCATCGCCAGTTTGAGTTCTTCCGGATTAGGTTCTTTTCCTTCTAAAAGCAGATATGCTACGGAATTTAGGCTGTTTTTTTGCTCAGGTCTTAGTCGTAAAATTCTTAGGTGAGTCTCGATTGCGCCTTTCGCGTCTCCGGATTTTTCCAAAGCGGACGCTTTTAGGGAAAGAAGAATGATATCATCCAATGAAAGCTTGAGACGTTCTTCCGTTTTTGCCAGAGCTGTTTTATAATCTCCCGTCCGGATCAGTGAATAGATCATCATCCTGAACGCGTTATCCCTTTCAGAGAATTTTGGAAATTCTTCCAAGAGCTCTTCGATAACTGAAACACACTTTTTGTGATTTCCGGTCCTGGAACAACATATTGCAAAATTATAAAGTAGTTCCGGATCTTTTCCAGTCTCGGATATTTCTCTGTCGATTAAAGTAATCGCGACAGTATAATTTTCTTTCAGAATTTCAGTGAAAATCCTTCTTTTGGCTGGGATTTTTCTCGGAGTTTTCTTTTCCATTTACTTCGATTTAACCCGGATCCTTTTTCTAAATTCTTCTAATTCAAGCGGAGAAGTTTGATCTAAACTTAAAGGAGTGATCGGTATCTTTCCATGAAAGAATATATCGAAATCGGTACCTTCTTCAGGAACATGTCCTAGGTGAGAACCTCCTAAAAAAAAGTCCGAGATCCCGCCAATGATCGGCTTGGATTCGTAAGTGTCTATATAGGTCCTTCTGCCCAATTTAGCCACTTCGATGGAAGAAAGTGAGTTCTCGAATTTTTCAGGGATGTTGATATTATAAACAATTCCGGATAAAAATTCCTCTGTCCAAGAGTTCAAGACTTCGCGGATCAATTCCGCTTCTTTGAAATAATCGTAGTTTTTATCCAAATTTCCAGAGCTAACAGCTATACTTTTTCTGTTATGGATGGCTCCATGTCGTGCTGCTCCTACCGTTCCCGAATAATGCACGTCATGTCCCATATTTACTCCTCGGTTGATCCCGGAGAGCACCAAGTCTATTTTAGGAAAGATATTTCCATGAAGTCCTATATTCACGCAGTCCACAGGAAATCCATCTACTATATAATGGTTCTCGTTTACTCTTTCCACTCTCATAGAATCATAGATGCTCAATGCCATAGAGGTTGCGGAGCGTTCTTTTAGAGGAGCGATTAGATAGGTATTATGTTCTTTCCCTAAAATTTTTTCCAAAGCAAGGATCCCATTGGAAGAGATCCCGTCGTCGTTGGTGATTAGAATATTCATATTATATAATTTACGGGAGAGAAGGATTAAACGATGTGATGACCGCTGAATACATCGCCAACGGTAGGAAGAAGGTTATAATGAAAGTAATAATATTGATGCGAAAGGAATCCTTAAATTTCAGATCATAAATATAGGAAGTCCCTCGAACTAATACTGCCATAAATAATCCATAATGGATCGAATATAAAGTAACTACTCCGAATCCACCTTTGACTCCTAATTGGGCGAGAAGAATTGCCCAGGCAGCCGTGGAAATAAAAAGAGAAAGAGAAAGGTTTACGAATCTAAGAGTGATATTTGCATTTCCCTTTTTCCCGTTAGATTGAGCAAGACCGTCTACTATGAATGCAATTGCATACGGTAAAAGTATGAAGAATAGTAGGTGAGTTAATGCTGCAATGAGGAATTGCCCGAAACTTCTGCCTGTAAAAGGAGGAGTTATGAAAACATAACCGGCCCCTGCACTTGTCGCCGCAAGTAACAGAACTACAATGCCTACCAATTTAAGCGGATAAGTTCCCCAAGAAGAAATTACATTCTCCACTCGAAACGGTTCGAATAGCACTGCGTCTAAAAGGTCTATAAATCTGCCGAATAATTCTTTCAACACAGGATTACCATGCCATAGAATGAGGATATAAGACTAAAACAGGAGAACGTTTGAGTTCTTGAAGAAATGCTTTTTCTCCACCGAAAAATCCTCCTGACTTTGCTTGCATAAGCTGGAAGAATCTTTCCCAAGGATTTACTTCTTCTTCGAATAATGGAAGGGTTCCATCATAATTGCAAAGTTTGGAAAGCTCTGC from Leptospira hartskeerlii includes the following:
- a CDS encoding bifunctional helix-turn-helix transcriptional regulator/GNAT family N-acetyltransferase, which gives rise to MKDYVDSIREFNRYYTNALGLLNNHFLNSEYSLTEARLLYEIGHSKDITAGQLVRLLNLDKGYLSRTIQQFEKKGILKRTPNRDDSRILHLELTKKGREVLSRLILSSNSQISGLLKNCSDPDKDELVSSMNFVMRVLSKEVSPVIYREARIGDLGYMIHRQAILYQNEYKFSDSFEEYLILGMSEYLKNRTEFDRVWIAESNGNIAGAISIIHSGKNLSQIRWFYTEPKFRNLGIGKNLLTLAVDYAESKNVSIFLWTLSNLDAARNLYKRFGFIRSESKPNQIWKKGLTEEKWELEKGGVNDGA
- a CDS encoding tetratricopeptide repeat protein, giving the protein MEKKTPRKIPAKRRIFTEILKENYTVAITLIDREISETGKDPELLYNFAICCSRTGNHKKCVSVIEELLEEFPKFSERDNAFRMMIYSLIRTGDYKTALAKTEERLKLSLDDIILLSLKASALEKSGDAKGAIETHLRILRLRPEQKNSLNSVAYLLLEGKEPNPEELKLAMENIKRALQLDPENPAYLDSFGVLLSKLGKPEEARKAFEKAITKAPTEDIILEHLKKLSQTNRQAT
- the surE gene encoding 5'/3'-nucleotidase SurE, with product MNILITNDDGISSNGILALEKILGKEHNTYLIAPLKERSATSMALSIYDSMRVERVNENHYIVDGFPVDCVNIGLHGNIFPKIDLVLSGINRGVNMGHDVHYSGTVGAARHGAIHNRKSIAVSSGNLDKNYDYFKEAELIREVLNSWTEEFLSGIVYNINIPEKFENSLSSIEVAKLGRRTYIDTYESKPIIGGISDFFLGGSHLGHVPEEGTDFDIFFHGKIPITPLSLDQTSPLELEEFRKRIRVKSK